In Danaus plexippus chromosome 14, MEX_DaPlex, whole genome shotgun sequence, a single genomic region encodes these proteins:
- the LOC116769611 gene encoding DNA fragmentation factor subunit alpha-like, protein MEDNINKPYKICDMNREKKKGIVASSLEDLIGKVPEKLGLPPENLTVVLECDGTEVDDEEYFSTLDPDTALMILHGNEKWSPNMPKCQVSLDQTDEVSIGEKGQVASLVGRLQHNLCHISLLGGQDLELLSDMDPDSLADIVTDRDNRIILEHIKEASGRILLEKRQAQDAMELLKLYHQSVANGAEDVSPPSQETV, encoded by the exons ATGGaggataatattaacaaaccatataaaatatgtgatatGAATCGTGAAAAGAAAAAGGGAATAGTGGCATCATCGTTAGAGGACTTAATTGGAAAAGTACCAGAAAAATTAGGATTGCCTCCTGAAAATCTTACAGTCGTACTGGAGTGTGACGGTACCGAAGTGGATGATGAGGAATATTTTTCAACCTTAGATCCGGATACTGCGCTTATGATTTTACATGGAAACGAAAAGTGGTCACCTAATATGCCTAAGTGTCAAGTTTCTTTGGATCAGACTGATGAAGTAAGTATTGGAGAAAAAGGCCAGGTTGCTAGTCTTGTAGGTCGCTTGCAACACAATCTTTGCCATATTTCACTTCTGGGAGGCCAGGATTTGGAATTGCTTTCTGATATGGACCCTGACAGTCTGGCTGACATTGTTACAGACAGGGATAACAGGATTATTCTAGAGCACATTAAGGAAGCTTCTGGAAG AATACTTCTAGAGAAACGTCAAGCTCAGGATGCAATGGAGTTGTTAAAGCTATACCATCAGAGTGTTGCTAATGGTGCTGAAGATGTATCTCCTCCAAGCCAGGAaacagtgtaa